Part of the Salvelinus fontinalis isolate EN_2023a chromosome 1, ASM2944872v1, whole genome shotgun sequence genome is shown below.
TGTTAAACTCACAAACTCCTCGGGCTGCAACAAAAGAGGGCAGAGCTGTCAACCATGGTTGCACATTAGGGCAGTTGCACAAATCCAGGATAAGCCCACTTATTATATATTGTATTTCCACTCACATTGCATCCCAGAGTCTTCTCTGCGACAGTGCCATTCAGGGAGCAGGACTGCAGGGTTCCTGTGTGGTCTGTCACATCCACCAGAAGATCAAACCCTGTggtcacagtcagaggctggtcTCCCCCAGGGCAGGCTGTGTTGGAGCAGCTCTGAATCTCCTCATTCACCTGGTACCTGCACTTGGAACTGAGCAGGGAGGAGACCAGCACCAATATGTAAATCAGGAAAAAGAAAGGGTGCTAATGTAGTTAAGTTTCAATGAGATGAAATGTGTAGTCAGAAAATGTGGGATTTGCTGAGAAATTATGAATTCAATAATCATGTGTCAAAGTGTATCCACTGTTTAAACTTACCACCTGCTTCTGATGACTTTGGAGACAGAGGTGTCTAGATCTAGTTTGGAGATGAAGCTGTAGGTGATTCCACAGAATACCTCCGGGTTCTCCTGGGCTTTGAGTTTGAGCTGGCTCactgtgtacacatcactgatagAATCCACTGGAGAGAGAACAGTGGCGTCAATAACAGAGAATCATACATGTAGGCCTAACCAAAGATGATCTAGAATTGAGACTCTTGTCCCTTGcccattttaaatatttattgaaggatttttatttttgtattgcttgTAACTGCAATACAATGGTAATGCAAGTTCTTGTGCTGTTAGGGGAATAACCTATGTGTAAATGAAATCTGTTgctgtatttttttgtgttatctgtgatcgatttgtttgtcttgtgtagtttcttaatcatcttacctaaactgtatgtgtaaacatgtatacgcagggcccagctgtgaaagagaccttggtctcagtctgtgttagtgttgaaataaaggtataataataataataataattatattgaCATGATAGTCGAGTGACTACTCTATATGCAAAATTcggggaactttcaataaattccatggttttccagaaatcctggttggaggatacCGGCCCTCCTGCTTTTTCCCTCCTGATATCTGTGATTGATCCAACCGGGATTttgggaaaaccagggaatttattggatgttcctggaattttgcaaccctaccgctctaacaatggaaacacatgtcctcaaagatggaaggcaggtgGTAGGAAGTGAGATCAGGTGGGGCCATTCtaaccaatgagagggcagatacgtgtGTGAACAACAGGCAACACTCCGATTTAAAGTCGTTTTTTTCAGAAGTTGCCGAAATTCCACGTGCGTCCACCTATATCAGTGTGCATTCGTACCGACCTAACCATTACCAAActtctatttgatcaaataaaccTTACGTAGCAAATTAGCAATTTCATTTTTGTTGACCAAACTTGACATTCTTTTATTGAAAATTCCTCACTTCACGGTCTTATTTTCATTAACAGATTTTGGGTGGAGTAAACCTTCttgctttgcctcttcctctctggcctAACTCattagggctcctgagtggcgcagcagtctaaggcactgcatctcagtgctagaggaatctctacagtccctggttcaattccaggctgtatcacatctggacgtgattgggagtcccatagggcagtgcacaattggtccaggtttggttggggtaggccgtcattgtaaataagaatttgttcttaactgacttgcctagttaaataaataaaaatgtgcaaAGTCTCAATTGTATAATAATACTACAGTCATGGTTGTTACCTACCAGACACATCTCCAGGCCTGTCATCCTCATCCAACACACCAGACTCAGAGACCTCTTTGGCATAGCTGAACAGAAGGCTGGCTTCCTTTGTATCTTATGTATCTCAAAACAGAATCACGTTAATTACAGCATAAGGTACTGTATTAATAATGTGAAAATTAAAATATTCTATTTAAAAAACAATTGTCTACTGTGTCTCAATGGAGAATGTGTTGTAAACAGATGTGATCAATCCAAATGAAGTGATATCCTTACCCGGGTTGACAGTGATTATGGTTTTAGAATTGACTGTAGCTGTCATGCAGTTCCGGAAGCTGTCAAAACCAATCCTGGCATCCGAGATAAAGAGCACTTAAAGTACACAGAAAAGTCTTATTCAGTCAATGACATTTTAAAACAAACACAAAATctcacatttccatttcacaaaGAATTAGAGCCCACTGTATACCAACCTGTTTCTCTTGGTATCAGAGTCTGAACTAGCTGAATGGCCTCTCTGTCCCAGCTGTGTGATACAGAAGTTATGTTAACTcaggggagaggatggggataTTGAAGACATGTGGGGTACAGTGGTACAATTCCTACCATACTAAGGGAAAAGATGTGACAGAATCATCAAAGAGCTTCACTTCTAGCCTCTGCCCTTTGCGTCCGTCCGCCGTGGTGAAAAACTTTGGCTCTGCAATCTGGAGGGCAGAAATAGTGGTTTGGAAACGCTTTTAGCTTTTCCAATACATATGGTACTTATGCCACTGGACATGTGAAAATAGGGCCTAGTTTGTGGCTCCTATATTAATAGATACAACTATATAATGATAGTCCAAAGTCACACTAGTGTACCGGATACTATCCTCCTCAAGACCTACTTTACTCTATGCACTCTCAGATCTTACCGACCGAACGGCGGCGAGTATGTTAATGACGGTCCTGTCCAGGCTCTGTCCGTTGGCCACAATGTCTCCCAAAGAGTAGAAGTCCCTGGAGTCCTTCACAGGCAGGTGGAGCAGAGGCAGCAGCCTGTTCATCGTCTCTATGTCAGAGCCTATTGATAGCTGGGAGTGAGCTTCACTCACCAGCAACCTGTATAAGCTGAAACAGAGAAATTGGTTTTGTTACTTGTATTACTAGAGTATAGTCATGTTTAAAAAGAGAACTAACCACTCAGTACTCAGTACACCGTACCTGGGAGTTGAGGGGCAGAATCTATCCTCTTTCTCAGGATCTTTGGTAGCAACTAAAGGATTTTCTATAATAACTGAAGGAGGGAAAATACAGATCAATTAGTGTAATTATCAAAAAGACGGACACATTGtttctacatgatgtattatttTACATCTTCATAGAATTTAAATGAATGCATAATCTTACCACAGTCTCCTATGCGGAAGCTGTTAGAGAGCCCATTGATGTATCCATCGTTGCCCCACGAGGATACATTAATGAAATAGTCTGGCGAGTCCTTGATTGTGAAGCCGAAAGTGAATCTGTCAAAACCAATACCTGAAATGCCAGAGATCAGTTCAGAAAACTGCCAGTAGAGCGTTCTAGTGAGCAAGCCATAAACTTGAGCACAGTAGGCTACAGCGTAGGCATGCCTTGGGGATAAGTCTATGTTTTGGGAGGACAGAGGCAGGAGGCCTCAGTGGACAGCAGGCTATCACTGAAtttgataccagtgatactacatGAATACTTGGAAGTTGTATTTAGACTATTTGATGCCAGTATGCACCAATATTAAATGATGGGGGAAATATAATGAAATTGAATCCTCAACTTTTCCTGTCTGGAAAGCTTTTGACATCAGTTTTTCCAATGATGACTCCAGCCACTCTCTGAAAAAAAGAATAGATATTTCAACATTTTGTTTGCTTCAAACCAATTTAGCCTAATCAATACAACAGTCACGATTCAAAATGATTGTTGTAGTCTTGACAGTTTATTTCACTTCAAGATATCAAATTGGTTGAATATATTTTTTCATGACGGTGTATCCAGCCACAAGTTAGGTTACTGTAACAATTGTATCATATCACATGACTCACCGGATGTGTTGTATTTGGGTGTAAATCAGAAATGGCAACAAAGTCCTTAGCTTGCCTGCTGTATGCCATTTTCCAAGTGTTTATCCAGTTCTGAGGTCTAAGTTGCTGAAATAAAGTGAATAGAAAACACACGTGTCAGATATTCTACCTGTGTGAGTTAGTAAATGGATCGTTCCAGCAATTCactgccttttgagaagtgtaacttgggTAAAACAAACTTTTGGTTTTACCTCATTTTAACATTGTCATAAAGAGAAAATGTTCttcataaaaaacatgttttcccatctcaagaggataaatacaaaaatagtaaaactacagtaagtgccaaataaagtaacacgGTTGACAATAACACagttgaccataacagggttgaccgtaacaggttTGATCATAACAGGGTTGATGATAACAGGGTTGATCATAACAGGATTgtcaattgaatgcaagcttaaaaaaatgataattgttaaaacatttctagcctgtctatgggtaacagggttgacttctATGCTCAacccgctcagttttccaccacaaaccaCCCAACATTTGACATAGAATAGAACCAGCACACCTGCTTTTACTCTATGATTTAACTATtcgatgttcaatgtttctttaaaaaaatactttaaaagtaCTAGTTTCATGAGAGTTCAGTTCATGAAACagagttgaccttaaaatgagggactgacataaattaatcactaatcacattaaataaataataatcttcagaaatgactttgtcaaagcaacaaaataactagggctttacaatgatggtgtaCTTTGGGAGAAATGTTGGGATTAAATGGGTTAAAATCTTTCTAGAAGAGACAGTGTTGACAGAGGGCATGTCAAAATACAGAATTTGGGCATTTTAACAAGCCCTTATTCATATAAAAAATCTAATTGATTGAATTGTACATGTGGTCTATTTTAAATGGCACTTCAATTCATATAACAgacttttaaaattcaatattggtgcacaatttcgaATGAAAATATCACCAGACGCAAGAGGTACTCTTTTAGTGGAACAATAAACATTGGCAACTTTACAtttttgagctagctagctaactaacttacTCTGGCGACCCTCTGCTTCCTGCCAGACTATCTGCCACGACCCACCTTGCAAGCTAAAAGCCAGGTAAGGCAAACCTATTTTCTCTAAGGTCAGAATAACAAACGATGTCAAATAAAATGCCGGTAATATATACAAAGCAAGTGGGGCCTACTGTTAGTATTTGTTAGAAAAACCATTGAGATTACCTGGTTCCGTTTGCCTCAGGAGTTAGTTCAGTGAATTTCGCGGGGGAGAAGCCCGCGATGCTGTGGTTCACCCGTCCACCGCACGCGGCCCTTGTGGATGGATGATAGACTAG
Proteins encoded:
- the LOC129862073 gene encoding meiosis-specific with OB domain-containing protein-like, with the translated sequence MAYSRQAKDFVAISDLHPNTTHPRVAGVIIGKTDVKSFPDRKSIGFDRFTFGFTIKDSPDYFINVSSWGNDGYINGLSNSFRIGDCVIIENPLVATKDPEKEDRFCPSTPSLYRLLVSEAHSQLSIGSDIETMNRLLPLLHLPVKDSRDFYSLGDIVANGQSLDRTVINILAAVRSIAEPKFFTTADGRKGQRLEVKLFDDSVTSFPLVCWDREAIQLVQTLIPRETVLFISDARIGFDSFRNCMTATVNSKTIITVNPDTKEASLLFSYAKEVSESGVLDEDDRPGDVSVDSISDVYTVSQLKLKAQENPEVFCGITYSFISKLDLDTSVSKVIRSRCSKCRYQVNEEIQSCSNTACPGGDQPLTVTTGFDLLVDVTDHTGTLQSCSLNGTVAEKTLGCNPEEFVSLTEDERTAMKWKILLERCKVYIKITPSPKSRSGMRGNVLQCSLADPGEVKQNMSALQ